Proteins from a single region of Dyadobacter fanqingshengii:
- the sov gene encoding T9SS outer membrane translocon Sov/SprA translates to MNEPYSGQAQEWAMIADTVREDTSKKKIDRSGSQLIMRWKDFYSNRVAEPRPRSPFYLRDPANISIQLDSAGKVAVSESIQTPAGNFNYRAPERMDLSTYDKIQEDRAFKSLLREYAGRQDGKSAMGSRGLLPKLDIPPGLSKLLGDDFINFKPTGFVSLDLGLMHQFLDNPAIPIRQRRNTQFIFNEQISINFDARLGDQLGFQTNFDTKANFNFENAIKLNYKNPEESFIRKIEAGNINWAINSQLIPGVQNLFGLKTDFQFGRLSATFVASQQKSSKERIVLRGGAQSRDFELRADTYDENRNFFLSQYFRNIYEKSLQNTPTITSGVTVTRMEVYVTNRTTTTESLRNVVGFADLGEPAPYKSANPSLQPIRATSPADNAANGLYKSLTSNESFRQVDNTNSAITSLGLERTVDYELLRGAKRLIADRDYSFHPQLGYISLTNALRNDEVLAVSYEYTLNGRSFKVGELTEDYQARRDNEVIALKLLKSSTIRNNTKLPMWNLMMKNVYSLGTSQMDKQGFQLRIIYKDDQTGIDNPNLQESSIANIPLIRLAGLDRLNPVNDLQPDGNFDFVDGITVDSRSGRIIFPVLEPFGSNLSRKFGAGEEQFRNKYVFQELYSTTMIDAQQISERNKFFIKGSYQSSGGAEVQLPFGVLETSVTVTSGGVPLSPGSDYIVEAQIGRVRILNSSVMNSGREIVIEYERPDMFQNQIRSLLGTRLDYMVSRDMSIGATIMKYRERPAGFLSRVSIGNEPVNNTMLGFDINFRKDVPFLTKWLDALPLIQTKEMSSIQFKGEFAKLLPGVSKDVNNRSLVDDFEATRTIYDLSRQPQKWRLAGVPPKFRQSTDGKTLDYAYRRAKISAYTVDNIFGGAQGLGGGGYDPPGNFDDDDRKYYYERLYLPNEIFPNRPIAGLVSYPQNVLDIAYYPSERGMYNYNVDLAADGRLKNPRQNFGAISRAITSDNDFDNANIESIEFWMLDPFINDPKLGAVRDGTEDKPNTTGGKLVFNLGDISEDVIPDERYNFENGLPIVPKQVGVNVDSTAWGYVTKTQYLINAFSNESGARERQDVGLDGLNNDEERTFFKRFIDRLPANLTAEARERILSDPSGDDFQFFLGASLDSADQKVLERYKNYIGMENNSPESLGRNADVTPASTNVPDGEDMNVDNTINDNESYYEYEIDLKPNQLAVGNGYIVDKTVNTADQQTWYLFRVPIKEFSGIIGNMNGFKSIRFMRMYLTDFQQPVVLRFAQLQMVGQQYRKYTSNLDAPGLQEVPEPYDAKFTVGTVSIEENSQQQGSGSTNKYVYAIPPGWKRDQDNTQRPPLLLNEQSMSLCVTDLRDGDSRAVFKNVNLDLLFRKRLRMYVHMQNEQNEDRMVGAFMRIGTDLTQNYYEIDLSSLRSTLPNQANERDVWPEENELNIALADLIEAKAQRNRQLDRNLSVPYTITTADGKYKLTVVGNPDLSSVRVMMIGMRNPKSQDERAKSFCIWVDEMHVEGFDDTGGVAAIAQLNAKLADFATLTASGRLETFGFGSVQQRIGERSRNFTTEYGVSTNIALDKLLPVSWGFSIPLFLSYDRRNVKPHFNPLDPDTPLETSLGNLQSDEERDGYRRMVEENAVKRGINFSNVRKIKTKPGARNHFYDFENFSFTYAFSDDKRRNILTQEYAQRNYRGGISYVYSSQPKPMEPFKNWKATSRWADIIKDVNLTLLPNMVSVRTDVDRRFLKTQLRNADLTTDGIQPLFEKYFWFNRYYDLSWNLTRNMTLSYNSTANSIIDEPMGDINSAEKKDSLWTNFKKLGRMKNFDQKIDLTYRLPLDKIPLVDWMTADYKHSVAYQYQANAFGLKDTLGLPFGDIIRNSKERGITGKVDFVLLYNKLRYLKFANTPSAGRKNFARSPGDIEEIDMRTTDILKSVTRALMTVRGINVSYSIQETTALPGYLRAPKYFGIDDTNAPGLPFVLGQQDRNFQIKAAEKGWITKSEQQNMPFQQTIAKNFSANTTLEPFKDFRLIIEARLTRQDAYQEFYRPDASGEFVSQSPLRNGQFSMSFMSFRTAFAKMNRDNSSPVFDKFRAYRAILRDRLNAENESGGEYNETSQDVLISSFFAAYTGKDPATVRTNPFLKFPMPNWDLSYNGLSQLAGFKRLFSSFTLRHKYMSQYSVGNFTSSLDYEALYVNLSVTGYPLSSRLNELGQYIPVFSMSTITLSEKFQPLVGVEFRTQSRVTARIEYNRDRTIALNLSNSQMAELFNQDVTVNIGFTKNNVAIPFKINGVKKKLKNDMTMQLGLTFRDTRSIQRKFDGENIPIAGNINFQLRPTVNYMVNNRLSVQFYFDRTFNDPLVSNSFYRASTSGGVQLKFNLAE, encoded by the coding sequence ATGAACGAACCTTATTCCGGGCAGGCGCAGGAGTGGGCAATGATTGCCGACACTGTAAGAGAAGATACTTCCAAAAAGAAAATCGATAGGTCTGGTAGCCAGCTTATTATGCGTTGGAAAGATTTTTATTCCAACCGCGTTGCTGAGCCGAGGCCCCGTTCCCCATTCTACCTGCGTGACCCTGCAAATATTTCCATTCAACTGGATAGTGCGGGCAAAGTAGCCGTTTCCGAAAGCATTCAAACACCGGCTGGTAACTTCAATTACCGTGCGCCCGAACGGATGGATCTTTCGACTTATGACAAAATTCAGGAGGATAGGGCATTCAAAAGTTTGCTTCGCGAATATGCAGGCAGACAAGATGGGAAAAGCGCAATGGGTTCGAGAGGACTCTTACCGAAACTGGACATTCCGCCAGGCCTTTCCAAGTTGCTGGGAGACGATTTTATCAATTTCAAACCAACCGGCTTTGTATCGCTGGACCTCGGCTTGATGCACCAGTTTTTGGACAATCCCGCCATACCGATCAGGCAGAGGAGAAATACACAATTTATTTTTAATGAGCAGATTAGCATCAATTTTGATGCCCGGCTGGGTGATCAGCTGGGTTTTCAGACCAACTTTGATACCAAGGCTAACTTCAACTTTGAAAATGCTATTAAGCTAAATTATAAAAATCCGGAAGAGAGTTTCATTCGGAAAATTGAAGCAGGGAACATTAACTGGGCCATTAATAGCCAGTTGATTCCAGGTGTTCAGAATTTATTCGGTTTAAAAACCGATTTTCAGTTCGGGAGACTAAGCGCCACATTTGTTGCCTCACAGCAAAAATCAAGTAAGGAAAGGATCGTTCTGAGAGGCGGCGCACAAAGCAGGGACTTTGAATTGCGCGCTGACACTTATGACGAAAACCGCAACTTTTTCTTATCCCAATATTTCAGGAATATTTACGAAAAGTCGTTACAAAATACGCCCACGATCACCTCGGGTGTGACGGTCACGCGTATGGAGGTGTATGTTACAAACCGCACAACCACAACAGAATCGCTCAGGAACGTTGTGGGTTTCGCCGATCTGGGCGAACCGGCTCCTTATAAATCCGCTAATCCAAGTTTACAGCCCATTCGTGCGACTTCGCCCGCTGATAATGCTGCCAATGGTTTATATAAATCGCTGACATCTAACGAATCTTTCCGTCAGGTTGATAATACGAACAGTGCAATCACCAGCCTCGGATTGGAAAGGACGGTTGATTATGAACTGCTTCGTGGCGCGAAAAGACTGATCGCCGACCGTGATTATTCGTTTCATCCGCAGCTGGGCTATATTTCCTTAACCAATGCATTGCGGAATGATGAAGTGCTGGCCGTTTCTTACGAATACACATTGAATGGACGGTCATTTAAAGTTGGAGAGCTTACAGAAGATTACCAGGCGCGCAGGGATAATGAAGTGATCGCATTGAAATTGCTGAAATCATCGACCATCCGAAATAACACGAAACTTCCGATGTGGAACCTGATGATGAAAAACGTTTATTCATTGGGTACCAGCCAGATGGATAAGCAAGGTTTTCAATTACGCATTATTTATAAGGATGATCAAACGGGAATCGATAACCCGAATTTGCAGGAAAGCAGCATTGCCAACATTCCCTTAATCCGTTTAGCGGGCCTGGATCGGTTAAACCCGGTAAATGACCTGCAACCCGATGGGAACTTCGATTTTGTGGATGGAATAACGGTCGATAGCAGGTCGGGGCGTATCATTTTTCCTGTCCTTGAACCATTCGGCAGCAATCTTTCGAGGAAATTTGGCGCTGGCGAAGAGCAGTTCAGGAATAAATATGTGTTCCAGGAGCTTTATTCAACAACCATGATCGATGCGCAGCAGATCTCTGAGCGCAACAAATTCTTCATCAAGGGATCTTACCAGTCGAGCGGTGGGGCAGAAGTTCAGCTGCCATTCGGCGTGTTGGAAACATCCGTTACCGTTACTTCCGGAGGCGTGCCGCTTTCACCAGGTTCCGATTACATTGTCGAAGCGCAAATTGGGCGTGTCAGGATACTGAACAGCAGCGTGATGAACTCTGGCCGGGAGATTGTGATTGAGTACGAACGTCCAGATATGTTCCAAAATCAGATCCGTTCCCTGCTCGGAACGAGGTTAGATTACATGGTAAGCCGTGACATGAGCATTGGTGCCACCATAATGAAATACAGGGAGCGCCCGGCTGGGTTTCTGTCCAGGGTTTCTATTGGAAATGAGCCGGTTAACAACACAATGCTCGGTTTTGATATCAATTTCAGAAAAGATGTTCCTTTCCTGACCAAATGGCTGGATGCATTGCCTTTGATACAGACTAAGGAAATGTCAAGCATTCAGTTCAAAGGTGAATTTGCAAAATTGCTTCCGGGCGTTTCAAAAGACGTTAACAATCGTTCGTTGGTGGATGATTTTGAGGCGACGAGAACCATATATGATCTTTCCAGGCAGCCTCAAAAGTGGCGCCTAGCGGGCGTTCCGCCAAAATTCAGGCAGAGCACGGACGGTAAGACGCTGGATTATGCGTATAGGAGGGCCAAGATTTCTGCTTACACGGTTGACAACATTTTCGGTGGTGCGCAGGGGCTTGGCGGCGGCGGTTATGATCCGCCGGGAAATTTTGATGACGACGACCGTAAATATTATTACGAACGCCTTTATTTACCCAATGAAATTTTCCCAAACCGCCCCATTGCCGGGCTTGTTTCCTATCCGCAGAATGTCCTGGACATTGCATACTATCCGAGCGAACGCGGAATGTACAACTATAATGTTGACCTGGCTGCGGATGGCCGTTTGAAGAACCCGCGACAAAATTTCGGTGCGATCAGCCGCGCGATTACTTCTGATAATGACTTTGATAACGCGAACATTGAAAGCATTGAATTCTGGATGCTGGATCCATTTATCAATGATCCCAAGCTAGGTGCAGTTAGAGACGGAACCGAAGATAAACCTAATACCACAGGCGGTAAGCTGGTTTTCAACCTGGGCGACATTTCAGAGGACGTGATTCCTGACGAGCGTTATAATTTTGAAAACGGGCTTCCTATTGTTCCAAAACAAGTTGGGGTGAACGTGGATTCTACGGCCTGGGGCTATGTTACCAAAACGCAATATCTGATCAATGCATTCAGTAACGAATCCGGCGCGAGGGAGCGGCAGGACGTTGGTTTGGATGGATTGAATAATGATGAGGAGCGTACTTTTTTCAAAAGATTCATTGATCGCTTGCCTGCTAACCTTACCGCCGAGGCAAGGGAGCGGATTTTGAGCGACCCTTCCGGTGATGATTTCCAGTTTTTCCTGGGAGCAAGCCTTGATAGTGCGGATCAAAAAGTGCTTGAACGTTACAAAAACTACATTGGCATGGAGAATAACTCTCCCGAAAGCCTGGGAAGAAATGCGGATGTAACGCCCGCTTCTACCAATGTTCCTGACGGCGAGGACATGAATGTCGACAACACGATCAATGACAATGAGTCTTATTACGAATATGAAATTGATTTAAAACCAAACCAGTTGGCGGTTGGGAACGGATACATTGTTGATAAAACGGTAAACACGGCCGACCAGCAGACCTGGTATCTTTTCCGGGTTCCGATTAAAGAATTTTCGGGGATCATCGGGAATATGAACGGCTTTAAGTCGATCCGTTTCATGCGGATGTATCTTACTGATTTCCAGCAGCCTGTTGTCCTTCGCTTTGCGCAATTGCAGATGGTTGGTCAGCAATACAGAAAATACACGTCTAACCTGGATGCGCCTGGCTTGCAGGAAGTTCCTGAGCCTTACGACGCGAAATTCACTGTCGGCACGGTAAGCATTGAGGAAAACAGCCAGCAGCAGGGCAGCGGTTCCACTAATAAATATGTATACGCCATTCCTCCGGGTTGGAAACGGGATCAGGACAACACGCAACGGCCACCTCTTTTGCTCAACGAGCAATCCATGAGCCTGTGCGTGACAGACCTGCGCGATGGAGATTCAAGAGCCGTGTTTAAAAATGTGAACCTGGATCTGTTGTTCCGTAAGAGACTGCGCATGTATGTGCATATGCAAAACGAGCAGAATGAGGACCGTATGGTGGGCGCATTTATGCGAATCGGGACAGACCTTACACAAAATTATTACGAAATAGACCTGTCCAGCCTGAGGTCAACATTACCTAATCAAGCGAATGAGAGGGATGTTTGGCCGGAAGAAAATGAATTGAACATTGCATTGGCCGACCTGATCGAAGCCAAAGCGCAACGCAACCGGCAGCTTGACCGAAATCTGAGCGTGCCGTACACAATCACGACCGCAGATGGGAAATACAAACTCACGGTTGTTGGTAACCCGGATCTAAGTTCGGTGCGGGTGATGATGATCGGGATGCGAAACCCGAAATCCCAGGACGAACGCGCGAAAAGCTTTTGTATTTGGGTGGATGAAATGCACGTAGAAGGATTTGACGACACGGGCGGGGTTGCGGCCATTGCCCAGCTGAATGCGAAACTGGCTGACTTTGCAACATTAACCGCTTCCGGAAGACTTGAAACGTTTGGTTTTGGAAGTGTGCAGCAACGCATCGGCGAGCGTTCCCGTAATTTCACGACGGAATATGGTGTCTCAACAAACATTGCTTTGGACAAACTTTTACCGGTAAGCTGGGGATTTAGTATTCCGTTATTCCTGAGTTATGACCGGCGCAATGTAAAGCCGCATTTCAATCCGCTCGACCCGGATACACCGCTGGAAACGTCGCTGGGGAATCTGCAATCGGATGAGGAACGGGACGGTTACCGGCGTATGGTGGAAGAAAATGCCGTCAAACGAGGGATTAACTTTTCCAATGTCAGGAAGATCAAGACCAAGCCTGGGGCAAGAAACCATTTTTATGATTTTGAAAACTTCTCCTTTACCTACGCATTCAGTGACGATAAACGGAGGAACATTCTCACGCAGGAATATGCGCAGCGCAATTACCGTGGAGGCATTTCTTACGTGTATAGCAGCCAGCCGAAACCCATGGAGCCGTTCAAAAACTGGAAAGCAACCAGTCGCTGGGCCGATATAATCAAAGATGTAAACCTTACATTGTTGCCCAACATGGTGTCTGTCCGGACGGATGTGGACCGCCGGTTCCTGAAAACGCAGCTGCGGAATGCGGATCTGACCACAGATGGGATTCAGCCTTTGTTTGAGAAATATTTCTGGTTTAACCGTTATTATGATCTGAGCTGGAATTTAACCCGGAACATGACATTGAGCTACAACTCAACGGCGAACTCGATCATTGATGAGCCGATGGGTGACATTAATTCTGCTGAGAAAAAGGATTCGCTCTGGACCAATTTCAAGAAGCTGGGCCGGATGAAGAATTTTGACCAGAAAATTGACCTTACTTACCGCTTGCCGCTCGATAAAATCCCGCTTGTGGACTGGATGACGGCCGATTACAAACATTCTGTCGCCTATCAATATCAGGCCAATGCTTTTGGACTAAAAGACACATTAGGCCTGCCGTTTGGGGACATTATCCGTAACAGCAAAGAGCGCGGAATTACGGGTAAGGTGGATTTTGTGCTGCTTTATAACAAACTGCGATATCTGAAATTTGCCAACACACCTTCCGCGGGACGCAAGAATTTTGCAAGAAGCCCGGGTGATATTGAGGAAATAGATATGCGTACAACTGACATTCTGAAAAGCGTGACGCGTGCTCTAATGACCGTTCGCGGGATTAATGTGAGTTATTCGATTCAGGAAACAACGGCGCTTCCGGGTTACCTGCGTGCACCGAAATATTTTGGAATTGACGACACCAATGCGCCGGGATTGCCATTTGTCCTGGGACAGCAGGACCGGAATTTCCAGATTAAGGCGGCTGAAAAAGGCTGGATCACAAAAAGTGAGCAGCAGAATATGCCTTTCCAACAGACCATTGCAAAGAATTTTTCTGCTAACACCACCTTGGAGCCGTTTAAGGATTTCAGGTTGATCATTGAGGCGCGGCTTACGCGGCAGGATGCTTATCAGGAATTTTACCGGCCCGATGCATCCGGCGAGTTTGTGTCACAGAGTCCGTTGCGCAATGGGCAGTTCAGCATGTCGTTCATGTCCTTCCGGACCGCTTTTGCGAAAATGAACCGGGACAACTCTTCGCCGGTTTTTGATAAATTCAGGGCTTACCGTGCGATTTTAAGGGATCGTTTGAATGCAGAGAATGAAAGCGGAGGAGAATATAATGAGACTTCCCAGGACGTTTTGATCTCGTCTTTCTTTGCGGCTTACACGGGCAAAGATCCGGCGACCGTTCGGACAAACCCGTTCCTGAAATTCCCGATGCCCAACTGGGATTTGAGTTATAATGGTCTTTCTCAGCTGGCTGGCTTTAAGCGCCTTTTCAGCTCATTTACATTGCGTCATAAATATATGTCGCAATACAGTGTCGGAAACTTTACGTCTTCGCTGGATTACGAAGCGCTTTATGTGAATTTGTCTGTTACGGGATATCCGTTGTCCTCTCGCTTGAACGAATTGGGTCAATACATTCCGGTGTTCTCCATGAGCACAATCACATTGTCTGAGAAATTCCAGCCGCTTGTTGGCGTGGAATTCCGGACGCAAAGCAGGGTTACCGCGCGGATCGAGTACAACCGCGACCGCACCATTGCATTGAACTTGTCCAATTCACAAATGGCGGAACTGTTCAATCAGGATGTAACGGTGAACATTGGTTTTACCAAAAATAATGTGGCCATTCCGTTTAAAATCAATGGGGTTAAAAAGAAGTTGAAGAATGATATGACCATGCAGCTGGGCCTTACCTTCCGCGATACGAGATCGATTCAACGGAAGTTTGATGGTGAAAATATTCCTATTGCCGGTAACATCAACTTCCAGCTCCGGCCGACGGTTAATTATATGGTTAACAACCGTTTGAGTGTGCAGTTTTATTTCGACAGAACATTTAATGATCCACTGGTTTCCAATTCCTTTTACCGCGCAAGCACTTCCGGCGGTGTGCAGCTGAAATTCAATTTGGCCGAATAA
- the ruvA gene encoding Holliday junction branch migration protein RuvA: protein MIAYVNGTVVYKDPAYAIIDVNGLGYEVRISLQTYTSLPELGERCKLVTFLNIREDAHILYGFWGNDEKKLFLDLIGISGVGPSTALVMLSSLSSSEIRQGIIDEDLRLIQSIKGIGSKTAQRVILELRDKIRKEDLVSTGPRTIDSPSGTLKSEALAALVTLGIPKATAEKSLDLIIKREGHEITVENLIKLALR from the coding sequence ATGATTGCCTACGTTAACGGAACTGTAGTCTACAAAGATCCGGCTTATGCCATTATTGATGTAAACGGATTAGGCTATGAAGTTCGGATTTCTTTACAAACCTATACTTCACTGCCCGAACTGGGCGAACGCTGCAAGCTTGTAACGTTCCTGAATATACGGGAAGACGCCCACATACTATACGGTTTTTGGGGAAATGATGAAAAAAAGCTCTTCCTGGACTTGATCGGCATATCGGGCGTAGGCCCGTCAACAGCCCTGGTCATGCTGTCGTCGCTTTCTTCATCAGAAATACGGCAAGGAATTATTGATGAAGACCTGCGATTGATCCAATCCATCAAAGGCATCGGTTCCAAAACTGCTCAACGCGTAATACTTGAATTAAGGGATAAGATTCGCAAGGAAGATCTGGTGTCTACCGGCCCAAGAACCATAGACAGCCCTTCCGGCACTTTGAAAAGTGAGGCGTTGGCTGCACTGGTTACACTGGGAATCCCCAAAGCCACTGCAGAAAAAAGCCTTGACTTAATCATCAAGCGCGAAGGGCATGAGATCACCGTTGAGAATCTGATAAAACTGGCACTTCGATAA
- a CDS encoding lytic transglycosylase domain-containing protein — MRISKKVLWLGAVCVGLGTVPAMAIIPQEKLAFEQDTLEKIIAAEEMAIPALPAVEEFGNTPAISGELLKERFAKLEKSIPLTYHKTSHEFVEYFIYRKAEFTQTMMEKMPLYFPIFEKTLAKHGLPTELKYLSMIESGLNPTVISHARAGGLWQFMPATGREFGLYQDKYIDERFEPVKATEAACRYLKQLYNIFGDWELALASYNTGPGNVKRAMRRSHGTTFWTIYNVLPRETRSYVPQYVAMNYMMNYGNDHGIYPAQAEFQIPNDTIHINGYIDLLAFCKNSSIDFEDIKKLNPQITKTSLPDQTRDFVLKVPSMQYTYLVSNRNSIMDSCTRRLLLQPNVLVAKLDSAALDSMGKNPAFPYAMVSQESTSEYDEDLDEGRDEIVLQKTRTKRATHTVRRGENLNSISKKYRVSVSELKRWNHLRRNNINRGQRLVILKEVKVPVRGSRVAANSTPAVKKEVVRNDRHTKKRYHTVQKGDTLWIISQRYGLEIGQLKKKNRIRGNAIKPGQKLIISS, encoded by the coding sequence ATGAGGATTTCGAAAAAAGTATTGTGGCTCGGAGCCGTGTGTGTAGGACTAGGAACTGTGCCAGCTATGGCAATTATTCCACAAGAGAAGTTAGCATTCGAGCAGGATACACTGGAGAAAATTATAGCAGCAGAAGAAATGGCGATCCCCGCCTTGCCTGCTGTTGAAGAATTTGGCAACACACCGGCTATTTCCGGAGAGCTTTTGAAAGAGCGTTTCGCCAAGCTCGAAAAATCAATTCCCCTTACCTATCACAAAACTTCTCACGAGTTTGTAGAATATTTTATTTATAGAAAGGCAGAATTCACTCAGACAATGATGGAGAAGATGCCACTCTACTTCCCCATTTTTGAAAAAACACTGGCTAAGCACGGCTTGCCGACAGAGCTGAAATATCTGTCCATGATCGAATCAGGCTTAAACCCGACGGTCATTTCGCATGCAAGAGCGGGTGGTTTATGGCAGTTTATGCCAGCGACCGGCCGTGAGTTCGGACTATATCAGGACAAATACATTGACGAACGCTTCGAGCCGGTAAAAGCAACCGAAGCTGCCTGCCGTTATTTAAAACAACTATACAATATTTTTGGTGACTGGGAGCTTGCACTGGCTTCTTACAACACAGGCCCGGGCAATGTGAAACGCGCCATGCGCCGCTCGCACGGAACAACTTTCTGGACTATTTATAATGTTCTTCCGCGCGAAACCCGCTCGTATGTGCCGCAATATGTGGCGATGAACTACATGATGAACTACGGCAATGACCACGGCATCTACCCTGCACAGGCCGAGTTCCAGATCCCGAACGACACCATTCATATCAATGGCTACATTGACCTGCTGGCATTCTGCAAAAACAGTAGCATTGATTTTGAGGACATTAAAAAGTTAAATCCACAAATTACCAAGACTTCTTTACCTGACCAGACCCGCGATTTTGTACTCAAAGTGCCAAGCATGCAGTACACTTATCTGGTAAGCAACCGAAACTCCATTATGGATTCCTGCACCCGCAGACTGCTTTTGCAACCCAATGTTTTGGTTGCGAAACTGGACAGTGCTGCCTTGGATTCTATGGGCAAAAATCCTGCATTTCCTTACGCAATGGTGAGCCAGGAATCGACGTCTGAATATGATGAAGATCTTGACGAGGGGCGTGACGAAATAGTTTTACAAAAGACACGTACAAAAAGAGCTACACACACCGTTAGAAGAGGAGAGAATTTAAATTCGATTTCAAAAAAATACAGGGTGTCGGTTTCTGAGCTGAAAAGATGGAATCACCTGCGCCGCAATAATATTAACAGAGGTCAGCGCCTGGTTATTCTGAAAGAGGTTAAAGTGCCTGTTCGCGGATCAAGAGTTGCAGCAAATTCAACTCCGGCTGTTAAGAAAGAAGTTGTTAGAAACGACAGACATACTAAAAAGCGTTACCACACAGTTCAAAAAGGAGATACGCTTTGGATCATATCACAACGTTACGGACTGGAAATCGGACAGTTAAAAAAGAAAAACAGGATCAGAGGAAATGCGATCAAGCCTGGCCAAAAATTGATTATTTCCAGCTAG
- the gatA gene encoding Asp-tRNA(Asn)/Glu-tRNA(Gln) amidotransferase subunit GatA, producing the protein MKEYLTLAEIQEDLRGGDLTCVKLVSHYLQNIESNQHLNAFVEVYADEARQAAIAVDEKIANGTAGRLAGLVIGLKDVLSHKGHGLQAGSQILNTYIAPYTATAVQRLLDEDAIVIGRQNCDEFAMGSSNENSSFGPVLNAADPTKVPGGSSGGSAVAVQAGLCHASLGSDTGGSVRQPAAFCGVIGVKPSYGRISRYGLIAYASSFDCIGPITKSVADAALLIEIMAGADNFDSTVSTKEVPAYSQNLEWSGKAKIGYIRESVESEAIAPEIRQQTLDMLNRLRAEGHEVTPVEIPLVDSLLPTYYILTTAEASSNLSRFDGVRYGHRSAEATDLESLYKKTRTEAFGEEVRRRILLGTFVLSANYYDAYYTKAQRVRRLVQEETNRFFDQFDFLISPVTPTTAFTIGEKMEDPLQMYLADIFTVQANVVGNPAVAVPNGSDENGMPIGIQIMAPYFGELKMLAFAQYLTELNRKSAAVLDTNH; encoded by the coding sequence TTGAAAGAGTATCTGACGCTGGCCGAGATTCAGGAAGATTTGCGTGGAGGCGATTTGACATGCGTCAAGTTAGTAAGTCATTATTTGCAAAATATCGAGTCCAATCAACACCTGAACGCTTTCGTTGAAGTCTATGCCGACGAAGCCAGGCAAGCAGCCATCGCCGTTGATGAGAAAATAGCCAACGGAACCGCAGGAAGGCTTGCCGGATTAGTAATCGGACTCAAAGATGTGCTTTCGCACAAAGGACACGGTTTACAAGCCGGAAGTCAAATTCTCAATACATACATCGCTCCCTACACGGCCACAGCCGTTCAACGGTTGTTGGATGAAGATGCCATTGTAATCGGACGTCAGAATTGTGATGAATTCGCAATGGGCTCGTCCAATGAAAATTCATCATTTGGTCCTGTACTGAATGCGGCTGATCCTACCAAAGTGCCGGGCGGATCTTCCGGAGGTTCCGCAGTTGCGGTTCAAGCTGGTTTATGCCATGCGTCATTGGGCAGCGATACGGGCGGTTCCGTGCGTCAGCCTGCCGCATTTTGCGGGGTTATAGGTGTAAAACCTTCTTATGGCAGGATTTCCAGATATGGCCTGATTGCCTATGCATCATCATTTGACTGCATTGGCCCGATTACGAAGAGCGTTGCGGACGCAGCACTACTCATTGAAATCATGGCCGGAGCGGATAATTTCGACAGCACGGTTTCTACGAAGGAAGTGCCGGCTTATTCGCAAAATTTGGAATGGTCAGGCAAGGCGAAGATTGGTTATATCCGTGAAAGCGTTGAAAGTGAAGCAATAGCACCTGAAATTCGTCAGCAGACTCTGGATATGCTCAACCGCTTGCGCGCTGAGGGCCATGAAGTGACGCCGGTAGAAATTCCATTGGTTGATTCGCTACTTCCTACTTATTATATATTGACAACGGCCGAGGCCAGTTCCAATTTGTCCCGCTTTGATGGTGTCCGCTATGGCCACAGAAGTGCCGAAGCGACGGATTTGGAAAGTTTATACAAAAAGACACGCACAGAAGCTTTTGGTGAAGAGGTGAGGAGAAGGATACTGCTGGGTACTTTTGTTCTGAGCGCAAATTATTATGACGCATACTATACCAAAGCGCAACGCGTTAGAAGATTGGTGCAGGAGGAAACAAACAGATTTTTTGATCAGTTCGACTTTCTTATTTCACCGGTAACGCCAACAACCGCGTTTACAATCGGTGAAAAAATGGAAGATCCGTTGCAAATGTATCTGGCTGATATTTTCACAGTGCAGGCAAATGTGGTGGGAAATCCGGCTGTTGCAGTGCCAAATGGATCAGACGAAAATGGGATGCCTATTGGAATTCAGATAATGGCTCCTTATTTTGGTGAATTGAAAATGCTTGCTTTTGCTCAGTATCTTACAGAATTGAATCGAAAGTCGGCAGCAGTTTTGGATACAAATCATTGA
- a CDS encoding Sec-independent protein translocase subunit TatA/TatB — translation MESVTVLAFMGLGGQEIFLVALFVLLFFGAKKIPELMRGLGQGINEFKNATKDVKENIEKSMEDPK, via the coding sequence ATGGAATCAGTAACCGTTTTGGCATTTATGGGATTAGGTGGACAAGAGATCTTTTTGGTTGCCTTGTTCGTTTTACTATTCTTCGGTGCGAAGAAAATTCCTGAGTTGATGCGCGGTTTGGGGCAAGGTATCAATGAGTTCAAGAACGCTACTAAAGACGTTAAGGAAAATATTGAAAAAAGTATGGAAGACCCCAAATAG